CAAACTACAAAGTTGAAATGTATTTAGAAAAATATAGGATCTGCACTTGAACATGAAATTTCTCAAATAagtgttgatataatttgaaTTCATGTAAATATCAAGTCATCTAATAAATTGCTTGGAAGGCCCCACTGTCAGGCTAATCTAATCTGGTTTAGAAAGGTCACTGTTTAACCACAGAATTTACATCTGAGGAATAAATACAGGAAGTATAGAAACTTTCCAACCGTCTCATTTCTCAAGTAGCTGACGATGCCACTGAGAGCTATTTCCTTTCAGATGGCAAACGAACTTTGAACACTCCGTGTGTCTGGACAGTTTGAGATCACACAAAAATGGTAAGTGGATTTGAATGTTCAATGCATGTATGAAACGGTTATTTTGTGCTGGTTGTTGTCGATGCTGTTGTTTTTTACGACCAACAAATGAAGATTGAGATTGAACCCACCTCTGTGCTGCTGGGTCATGATTTATGGACTAAAGGCTTAAAATAAACTATTGTATTGCCTACCAGCTTCATTCCAATAACTGAAGAATGATTTGTTTATTAGTAAAAACAATAATTTGTAACTGCATTCACCCAAGAGTCAGTTAGTATATCAATCaaaccaactgttgagattaaCTCTAAATCTGTCAAATATTTGCTGAAAATGTTCCTTGTACACAGCTGAAAACTTCCATTACACTCTTCTTTCATTTACTGCTGGTTCACAAGGCTCATATAACATAAAGATTTTTAGGATTGATGGGTTTGGAGATAGCTAGGATATGTTTTGATCCAGGAAATCAAACCAGTTCACCCTAACCCCTGGTATTACTGTAACAGCATCAGATATGCTTCACTAATAAGAATGTGTTCACCTAGCAGGGaccagaggaagagacagcacGGGAGGGATGTGAACCTTTGACCTCTTGATCTATAgtaaaatgctctaaccactgagctcaaCACTGGGCTTTTCTGGCAATCAACAGCCTCATAAATGTTTTTAGTATTTGCTGTTTTAAGTGATTTCACAGTTTTCTCGGTTCCAAACCTCTCTCCCTGTGACCTTCCTCTCACATCTTTCACACGCTTCTATGTTTCCTTCGATCTCATCACAAAAGAGTTTCCACAACTATCGACAATGTCTCAGACTTGCCCATCGACTGACGCTCATCCAATCAGGGATCTACCTTCCCTGAAGCCTTCTGGAGGACCCCAAACTCCAATGCTATCCCAGCAACCCTCAGTCCCCTCCCGACTGGTGCACGTCTCACCCTGCAGAACCCTTCCGGTCCCAGACTCCAATCCAGAGCCCCCTGAGGAAAACATAGATCCAGTCAGAAACGCCCACAGTCAGACACgcccacagtcagacacacccaCAATCAGACACGCCCACAGTCAGATACGAAGCACTGCTCCTCATAACAGTAAAGATGACGATGCAGGAGAGACCTCGAGGGACGAGAGCTTCCAAGGCGGATCGAGACACCAGGACTCGTCTCTCCAGCCCCCAGAGGACGGCCAGGTCCTCCTCCCTCGAAGCAGTCCTGTCATCTCCAGAAGCAGGAAGAAGTCCCTGTCCTGGCACGGAGGCATCGAGGGGACATCTCTATCCCCGTCTCCCCCAACTGCAGCACCTTCCCTGGGTCGAGGCGAGGCCCTGACGCTGGGTCCTGAGGGGCTGTTTGGACCGGCTGAGGTGGGGACGGCCCCCTGCCCACGTCCAGCGCCTGAGCCCCAAGAGCAGCCCCAGGAGCAGCAGGGGGTTTCGGCCAGCCTGAACCGTCTCCTGACCAGCGGGCTGACCCTGCGGGGGCACCTGGGCGGGCGTGGCCACggcggggaggggagaaggctgCGCTGGAGCTCTGATGCGCTCGCAAAAAGAGGTGCCCTTCCTGTTTCTGTCATCAGTGGTTATCAACAGTTATCGATAGTTTCTGTCATCAATCGTTACCAAGTGATCAATAGTTTCTGTCATCAATCGTTATCAGTATCTCATCTGTGTGGAGTGTGCTGTTGTCTCCACATGGATACCTTCCCTCAGTTCTCTGATGTCAACATCTGTGCGTCTGTTTGTGTTCGGTTCAGTGCCCAATGACAAGAGTAAGAGGTCAAGTGATACAACCCCCTGCCACGCTGAGCTATACAAGACCAGCTGTAACCTGGAACAGGTGTGAGAGGATTTCATTTATCATTATCTTAGGCTTGTTTAGGAGAGATAACGAGATTTTACTGTTTGTTCAATGGATTATTGAGTCTGGTGTTTCTTGTGTGTTATGTTGCGTctggcgtgtgtatgtgtgtgtgtgttaatgtgtgtgcagGAGAATGCTCACTTTGTGGTGGTGGACCTGGTTCTGGAGGTGCTGGAGGCGGTGAAGTGGACCCTGAGCCTGAGTCAGGGGAGCGCTGGGTCAGAACACACCCAGGACCGAGGAGAGAAGACCGAGCCCAAACCTGACTCACATCAGGCCAAGACACTGTCTGGGGTTTCCGTGGACAGTGGTTTTGAAGGTGGTGAGAACATGGCAGTTGACAATTTAGgtaaatataaatatacatttaacgtGCGACGGAAATTTAATGTCTTGAGCTGGCAAGACAGACAGTTCAGTGAACATACACTGAAACTTTTAAGAAGACAGGTGTAATTGAGGAGATACCTGAATATACTCGTTTTGAATTGCAGACAGTGAGATTGAACTGCGACCAATAAGTAGAGGTTCACGCTTTCAGAAGTGTTTCAAAAGGtgagaaaaacacaacaaaaacatctaatCTCCCAGAAATTAATGTTTTGTCATCTCTGGTATCTTTCTGATACAAACCGCCCCACACAGGCAGAGGCTCCAATCTCCCATGATGCATTGCTCTGCGGAGTGTTTGGCCCAGCAGCTTGTGTTGGAGTTCAGGCGCCTATGGTTTCCATCCCAGGGATTGAGGCGGGGCCGACAGAGCCTTAGGACGTCCCTCCAGGAAGTGAGAATCGCCATGGTTACGacttgggggggcggggagggggttgaacctgtgacctcttgacctgGCCTGCAGTCAAACGTTCTCACGTCAAGTTAGACTTTGACTCAGTGTTTTACTGTAAAATGGTATTACATTAGGGATAGGGATCTGTGCAATGTGCAGACATTGCTACACTCCTCTCATGAAATGGAGACACACAGCTTGCTACACACAGTAGGATCCCAGGTTAAGTCCTCATATCTACCGAAACTCAACCACACGAGTCAGAATGGAAATTACTCAGATCCTTTTTATGAAATTGTGGATTCAGAACACGCTTTCATCCAAATTGAAGCAAATTTGTGATTTTAACTTGTTGATTTAAAGTCAAATGCTTTACTACTGAACTATAGTTGAAATCCCCAATGT
The DNA window shown above is from Osmerus eperlanus chromosome 3, fOsmEpe2.1, whole genome shotgun sequence and carries:
- the rubcnl gene encoding protein associated with UVRAG as autophagy enhancer isoform X2 — protein: MSQTCPSTDAHPIRDLPSLKPSGGPQTPMLSQQPSVPSRLVHVSPCRTLPVPDSNPEPPEENIDPVRNAHSQTRPQSDTPTIRHAHSQIRSTAPHNSKDDDAGETSRDESFQGGSRHQDSSLQPPEDGQVLLPRSSPVISRSRKKSLSWHGGIEGTSLSPSPPTAAPSLGRGEALTLGPEGLFGPAEVGTAPCPRPAPEPQEQPQEQQGVSASLNRLLTSGLTLRGHLGGRGHGGEGRRLRWSSDALAKRVPNDKSKRSSDTTPCHAELYKTSCNLEQENAHFVVVDLVLEVLEAVKWTLSLSQGSAGSEHTQDRGEKTEPKPDSHQAKTLSGVSVDSGFEGGENMAVDNLDSEIELRPISRGSRFQKCFKRQRLQSPMMHCSAECLAQQLVLEFRRLWFPSQGLRRGRQSLRTSLQELPGTAPVVNDANVSLSEEIRQRTRMRGSLSWEPPRFQIIVTVLSSHRRSEVVATQHFLCAGCGTEIEPRYTKKLRYCEYLGKYFCDCCHGGAESVIPSRVLTQWDFGKYAVSDFSKQLLDSVWHQPLFDLTCVGTSLYGRVRDLDRFRELQEQLLGIKRLLKKCRLSEGVLKEFKQLPDHLTQGPHLFSMDDLVEVKRGHLLPLAKEVLRSASAHVGSCQLCLAKGFICEFCKQKDVIFPFQRGICTRCQGKDSTRDPQVCDSC
- the rubcnl gene encoding protein associated with UVRAG as autophagy enhancer isoform X1; this encodes MSQTCPSTDAHPIRDLPSLKPSGGPQTPMLSQQPSVPSRLVHVSPCRTLPVPDSNPEPPEENIDPVRNAHSQTRPQSDTPTIRHAHSQIRSTAPHNSKDDDAGETSRDESFQGGSRHQDSSLQPPEDGQVLLPRSSPVISRSRKKSLSWHGGIEGTSLSPSPPTAAPSLGRGEALTLGPEGLFGPAEVGTAPCPRPAPEPQEQPQEQQGVSASLNRLLTSGLTLRGHLGGRGHGGEGRRLRWSSDALAKRVPNDKSKRSSDTTPCHAELYKTSCNLEQENAHFVVVDLVLEVLEAVKWTLSLSQGSAGSEHTQDRGEKTEPKPDSHQAKTLSGVSVDSGFEGGENMAVDNLDSEIELRPISRGSRFQKCFKRQRLQSPMMHCSAECLAQQLVLEFRRLWFPSQGLRRGRQSLRTSLQELPGTAPVVNDANVSLSEEIRQRTRMRGSLSWEPPRFQIIVTVLSSHRRSEVVATQHFLCAGCGTEIEPRYTKKLRYCEYLGKYFCDCCHGGAESVIPSRVLTQWDFGKYAVSDFSKQLLDSVWHQPLFDLTCVGTSLYGRVRDLDRFRELQEQLLGIKRLLKKCRLSEGVLKEFKQLPDHLTQGPHLFSMDDLVEVKRGHLLPLAKEVLRSASAHVGSCQLCLAKGFICEFCKQKDVIFPFQRGICTRCQVCKSCFHNSCFRDEECPKCLRIKLRLQRLDTKS